Proteins from a genomic interval of Alphaproteobacteria bacterium:
- the rpsT gene encoding 30S ribosomal protein S20 gives MAQHQSALKRIRRDKKITLLNHSRLARLRTFIKKVEVAIASGNKSTAQAALKEAQPEIMRGVTKGVLHQNTASRKMSRLNARVSKLA, from the coding sequence ATGGCACAACATCAATCAGCATTGAAGAGGATTCGTCGGGATAAGAAGATAACCCTCCTCAATCATTCACGTCTCGCTCGTCTTCGCACTTTCATCAAAAAAGTCGAGGTAGCAATTGCTTCTGGCAACAAGAGCACAGCTCAAGCAGCTCTCAAGGAAGCTCAACCAGAGATTATGCGAGGAGTCACCAAAGGAGTCCTTCATCAAAATACGGCTTCACGTAAGATGTCACGACTTAATGCACGCGTTTCAAAGCTTGCATAA